The following are encoded in a window of Deinococcus ruber genomic DNA:
- the ilvD gene encoding dihydroxy-acid dehydratase: protein MTDTKTRQLNWNSYQVTQGDERAPNRAMLRAVGFTDDDFQKPIIGVAHAQSNITPCNNGLGELAGHITGAISEGGGMPQVYGTITVSDGISMGTEGMKCSLVSREVIADSIETVSRGQSHDGVIVVGGCDKNMPGAMIGIARLNIPAIFVYGGTIKPGHYNGKDLTIVSVFEAVGALGAGKISREDFNEIEKRACPGNGSCGGMYTANTMSSAFEAMGMSLPFSSTMSAVDAEKAVSSADSARALLKLIEADIRPSDILTKKAFENAITVIMAVGGSTNAVLHLMAIAHACDIDLDLADFERIREATPVFCDLKPSGQYVATDLHDVGGIPRVMKMLLKAGLLHGDCLTVTGKTIAENLEGEPEEPNAGQDVIRPYDQPLYAQGHLAILRGNLAPEGSVAKISGLKSIKITGPARVFESEEESMHAIMSDQINPGDVLVIRYEGPKGGPGMREMLSPTSAIIGKGLGDSVGLITDGRFSGGTFGLVVGHVAPEAFVGGPIALVQEGDTIELNAETCELTLHVDEAEIERRRAAWVQPEPRYKRGVLAKYAKLVSSAAVGAYTD from the coding sequence ATGACCGATACCAAAACCCGTCAGCTGAACTGGAACAGCTACCAAGTGACCCAGGGCGACGAACGCGCACCAAACAGGGCGATGCTGCGGGCCGTGGGCTTCACCGACGACGATTTCCAGAAGCCGATCATCGGAGTGGCACACGCCCAGAGCAACATCACGCCCTGCAACAACGGACTGGGCGAACTGGCAGGCCACATCACCGGGGCCATCAGCGAGGGTGGCGGCATGCCGCAGGTGTACGGCACGATCACCGTGTCAGACGGCATCAGCATGGGTACCGAGGGTATGAAGTGCAGTCTGGTCAGCCGCGAAGTGATTGCCGACAGCATCGAAACCGTGAGCCGGGGCCAGAGTCATGACGGCGTGATCGTGGTGGGCGGCTGCGACAAGAACATGCCCGGAGCCATGATCGGCATCGCGCGGCTGAATATTCCGGCCATTTTTGTGTACGGCGGCACCATCAAGCCGGGTCATTACAACGGCAAAGACCTGACCATCGTGAGCGTGTTCGAGGCCGTGGGCGCACTGGGCGCGGGCAAGATCAGCCGCGAGGACTTCAACGAGATCGAAAAACGCGCCTGCCCCGGCAACGGCTCTTGCGGCGGCATGTACACCGCCAACACCATGAGCAGCGCCTTTGAAGCGATGGGCATGAGCCTGCCCTTCAGCTCGACCATGAGCGCCGTGGACGCTGAGAAAGCCGTGAGCAGCGCCGACAGCGCCCGCGCCCTGCTGAAACTCATCGAAGCCGATATCCGGCCCAGCGACATCCTGACCAAAAAGGCCTTCGAGAATGCCATCACCGTGATCATGGCCGTGGGCGGCTCCACCAACGCCGTGCTGCACCTGATGGCGATTGCCCACGCCTGCGACATCGACCTCGATCTGGCCGACTTCGAGCGCATCCGCGAGGCCACCCCCGTCTTCTGCGACCTGAAACCCAGCGGGCAGTATGTCGCCACCGATCTGCACGACGTAGGCGGCATTCCCCGCGTGATGAAGATGCTGCTGAAAGCGGGCCTGCTGCACGGCGACTGCCTGACCGTGACCGGCAAGACGATAGCGGAAAATCTGGAAGGCGAGCCGGAAGAGCCGAACGCCGGGCAGGACGTGATTCGCCCCTACGATCAGCCGCTCTACGCTCAGGGACACCTCGCCATTCTGCGCGGCAACCTCGCCCCCGAGGGCAGCGTGGCGAAGATTTCGGGCCTGAAGAGCATCAAGATTACTGGCCCCGCCCGCGTGTTCGAGAGCGAGGAAGAGAGCATGCACGCCATCATGAGCGACCAGATCAACCCCGGCGACGTGCTGGTGATCCGCTACGAAGGCCCCAAGGGCGGCCCCGGCATGCGCGAAATGCTCTCGCCCACGTCGGCCATCATCGGCAAGGGGCTGGGCGACAGCGTGGGCCTGATTACCGACGGGCGCTTTTCGGGCGGCACGTTCGGACTGGTCGTGGGCCACGTCGCGCCCGAAGCCTTTGTGGGCGGGCCGATTGCGCTCGTGCAGGAAGGCGACACCATCGAGCTGAACGCCGAAACCTGCGAATTGACCCTGCACGTAGATGAAGCGGAAATCGAGCGCCGACGCGCCGCGTGGGTGCAGCCGGAACCGCGTTACAAGCGGGGCGTGCTGGCGAAGTATGCCAAGCTGGTCAGTAGTGCAGCGGTGGGAGCGTATACCGACTGA